From Kingella potus, a single genomic window includes:
- a CDS encoding recombinase RecA produces the protein MAFTETQTAGLLAVKGVGKTVLQRLQQMGLDDVSKLAAADPADILQQGAALTGSSCWKNSPQARAAVTAAVAWAQAQQNEQAV, from the coding sequence ATGGCGTTCACCGAAACCCAAACCGCCGGCCTGCTTGCCGTAAAAGGCGTGGGCAAAACCGTGTTGCAGCGTTTGCAGCAGATGGGCTTGGACGACGTGTCCAAACTCGCCGCCGCAGACCCGGCCGATATTTTGCAGCAGGGTGCGGCATTAACGGGTTCAAGCTGCTGGAAAAACAGCCCGCAAGCCCGCGCGGCGGTTACCGCTGCCGTAGCTTGGGCGCAGGCGCAGCAAAACGAACAGGCCGTCTGA
- a CDS encoding nuclear transport factor 2 family protein, producing the protein MPNNTFKQHARRYYEKINLGEFDNEYFALFADDVEIFYPKFGFAYGHAAVKTLGERVQSAVSRFGFDLDKFIYTAENNRVAVEISEYGTTTGGKDFPDNKVSFGKFCNVFEFNTQGKISRYHCYGDPDYAGDDKERVAIFAQK; encoded by the coding sequence ATGCCCAACAACACCTTCAAACAACACGCCCGCCGTTATTACGAAAAAATCAATCTCGGCGAATTTGACAACGAATACTTCGCCCTGTTTGCCGACGACGTAGAAATCTTCTATCCCAAATTCGGTTTTGCCTACGGACATGCCGCCGTTAAAACCTTGGGCGAACGCGTGCAAAGTGCCGTCAGCCGCTTTGGCTTTGATTTGGACAAATTCATCTACACCGCAGAAAACAACCGTGTCGCCGTAGAAATCTCCGAATACGGCACGACCACAGGCGGCAAGGACTTTCCCGATAATAAAGTGAGCTTTGGCAAATTCTGCAACGTCTTTGAATTCAATACCCAAGGCAAAATCAGCCGCTACCACTGCTACGGCGACCCCGATTACGCAGGCGACGATAAAGAGCGCGTCGCCATCTTTGCCCAAAAGTAG
- a CDS encoding NAD(P)H-dependent oxidoreductase, which produces MTLLILAHPDYDKSVANKTIAERLQQIDPHMEIRNLSALYPDFRIDRAAEQQSLLRHRKIVFQYPFYWYNMPAILKQWFDHVLTHNFAYGSQGDKLKDKYLIASISVGSPEDQYQPLGKHHFPMGELCKNLAQTAYLAQMQFVPPQCLYGVAKMETAELQSQAAAHADRLHTLLNELP; this is translated from the coding sequence ATGACCCTACTTATCCTCGCCCACCCCGACTACGACAAATCCGTTGCCAACAAAACCATCGCCGAACGCCTGCAACAGATTGATCCGCACATGGAAATCCGCAACCTGTCCGCACTCTACCCCGATTTCCGCATAGACCGCGCAGCCGAACAGCAGTCGCTGCTACGCCACCGCAAAATCGTCTTCCAATACCCGTTTTACTGGTACAACATGCCCGCCATCCTGAAACAATGGTTTGACCATGTCCTTACCCACAACTTCGCCTACGGCAGCCAAGGCGACAAACTCAAAGACAAATACCTCATCGCCAGCATCAGCGTCGGCTCGCCCGAAGACCAATACCAGCCCTTGGGCAAGCACCATTTCCCGATGGGCGAACTGTGCAAAAACCTCGCGCAAACCGCCTATCTGGCACAAATGCAGTTCGTGCCGCCGCAATGCCTGTATGGTGTCGCCAAAATGGAGACCGCCGAACTGCAAAGCCAAGCCGCCGCCCACGCCGACCGCCTGCACACCTTGCTGAATGAATTGCCGTAG
- a CDS encoding phospholipase D family protein yields the protein MAKFLTTTAASFYLEELIKNARERLFLISPYWKLNDRLKELLEDKNRMKIDIRIIYGKNDLNPSEMKWFKSLDYVRISYCPNLHAKCYISEQACIITSLNLYEFSQVNNHEMGIFLSKDEDGKIYQDAYEEAQRIIRISEEVKVSLDAVNSGTDGNTAENGSENKNHDKLTTAKLAEKLGISTQECNQKLCDAGLQQSEGKYYSLTDAGKQAGGEIKKGRFGYFIVWDSGLAL from the coding sequence ATGGCAAAATTTCTAACCACTACCGCCGCCAGTTTTTATTTGGAAGAACTGATTAAAAACGCCCGCGAGCGTTTGTTTCTCATCAGCCCGTATTGGAAGCTCAACGACCGATTGAAAGAGCTTCTGGAAGACAAAAACCGGATGAAAATCGACATCCGCATTATCTACGGCAAAAACGATTTGAACCCTTCCGAAATGAAATGGTTCAAATCACTGGATTATGTACGCATCAGCTACTGCCCGAATCTTCATGCCAAATGCTACATCAGCGAGCAGGCCTGCATCATTACCAGCCTGAATCTGTATGAATTCAGCCAAGTGAACAATCACGAAATGGGCATTTTCCTATCCAAAGATGAAGACGGGAAAATTTATCAGGATGCTTATGAAGAGGCCCAAAGGATTATCCGAATCAGCGAAGAAGTAAAAGTATCACTGGATGCGGTTAACAGCGGAACAGACGGAAATACCGCCGAAAACGGCAGTGAAAACAAAAACCACGACAAACTGACCACTGCCAAACTTGCCGAAAAATTAGGCATAAGCACACAGGAATGCAACCAAAAACTGTGCGATGCGGGCTTGCAGCAGTCGGAAGGAAAATATTATTCGCTAACCGATGCAGGCAAGCAGGCAGGAGGCGAAATCAAAAAAGGAAGATTCGGCTACTTTATTGTGTGGGACAGCGGATTGGCTTTGTAG
- the ettA gene encoding energy-dependent translational throttle protein EttA, producing MAQQYVYSMLRVSKVVPPQKTIIKDISLSFFPGAKIGLLGLNGAGKSTVLRIMAGVDTEFEGEAVPMGGIKIGYLPQEPELDPEKTVREEVESGLGEVAAAQKRLEEVYAAYADPDADFDALAEEQGRLEAIIAAGSSTGGGAEHELEIAADALRLPDWDTKIGVLSGGEKRRVALCKLLLSKPDMLLLDEPTNHLDAESVEWLEQFLVRFPGTVVAVTHDRYFLDNAAEWILELDRGHGIPWKGNYSSWLEQKEQRLENEAKSEAARIKAMKQELEWVRQNAKGRQAKSKARLARFEEMSNYEYQKRNETQEIFIPVAERLGNEVVEFVNVSKSFGDKVLIDDLSFKVPAGAIVGIIGPNGAGKSTLFKLISGKETPDSGEVKIGQTVKMSLIDQSRDGLQNDKTVFDNIAEGRDILQVGQFEIPARAYLGRFNFKGSDQSKTAGNLSGGERGRLHLAKTLLSGGNVLLLDEPSNDLDVETLRALEDALLEFAGSVMVISHDRWFLDRIATHILAAEGDSKWVFFDGNYQEYEADKKRRLGEEGAKPKRIRYKPVTR from the coding sequence ATGGCCCAACAATACGTTTATTCCATGCTGCGCGTGAGCAAAGTCGTGCCGCCGCAGAAAACCATCATCAAAGACATTTCCCTGTCGTTTTTCCCCGGCGCGAAAATCGGCCTGCTCGGCTTGAACGGCGCGGGCAAATCCACCGTGCTGCGGATTATGGCGGGCGTGGACACCGAATTTGAAGGCGAAGCCGTGCCGATGGGCGGCATCAAAATCGGCTATCTGCCGCAAGAACCCGAGCTCGACCCCGAAAAAACCGTGCGCGAAGAGGTGGAAAGCGGTTTGGGCGAAGTGGCCGCCGCGCAAAAGCGGCTGGAAGAAGTCTATGCCGCCTATGCCGACCCCGATGCCGATTTTGACGCGCTGGCGGAAGAACAAGGCCGCTTGGAAGCCATTATCGCAGCGGGTTCGTCCACGGGCGGCGGCGCGGAACACGAATTGGAAATCGCCGCCGACGCGCTGCGCCTGCCCGATTGGGACACCAAAATCGGCGTGCTCTCGGGCGGTGAAAAACGCCGCGTCGCCTTGTGCAAATTATTATTGAGCAAGCCCGATATGCTGCTGTTGGACGAGCCGACCAACCACTTGGACGCGGAATCGGTCGAATGGCTGGAACAATTCCTCGTGCGCTTCCCCGGCACGGTGGTGGCGGTAACGCACGACCGCTATTTCTTGGACAACGCCGCCGAATGGATTTTGGAACTCGACCGCGGCCACGGCATTCCGTGGAAAGGCAATTACTCTTCGTGGCTGGAACAAAAAGAGCAACGCCTTGAAAACGAAGCAAAATCCGAAGCCGCCCGCATCAAGGCAATGAAACAGGAGCTGGAATGGGTGCGCCAAAACGCCAAAGGCCGCCAAGCCAAATCCAAAGCCCGCTTGGCGCGTTTTGAAGAAATGTCCAACTACGAATACCAAAAACGCAACGAAACACAGGAAATCTTTATTCCCGTAGCCGAGCGTTTGGGTAATGAAGTGGTTGAATTTGTGAACGTTTCCAAATCGTTCGGCGACAAAGTGCTGATTGACGATTTGAGCTTCAAAGTGCCGGCCGGCGCGATTGTCGGCATCATCGGCCCCAACGGCGCAGGCAAATCCACGCTGTTCAAGCTGATTTCCGGCAAAGAAACCCCCGATTCGGGCGAAGTGAAAATCGGCCAGACCGTCAAAATGTCGCTTATCGACCAAAGCCGCGACGGCCTGCAAAACGACAAAACCGTGTTCGACAACATCGCCGAAGGCCGCGACATCCTGCAAGTGGGGCAGTTTGAAATCCCCGCCCGCGCCTATTTGGGACGCTTCAACTTCAAAGGCAGCGACCAGAGCAAAACCGCAGGCAATCTTTCCGGCGGCGAACGCGGCCGCCTGCACTTGGCAAAAACCCTGCTCTCCGGCGGCAACGTGCTGCTTTTGGACGAACCGTCCAACGATTTGGACGTAGAAACCCTGCGCGCGCTGGAAGACGCATTGCTGGAATTTGCCGGCAGCGTGATGGTGATTTCGCACGACCGCTGGTTTTTGGACCGCATCGCCACGCACATTCTGGCGGCGGAAGGCGATTCCAAATGGGTGTTCTTCGACGGCAACTATCAGGAATACGAAGCCGACAAAAAACGCCGCTTGGGCGAAGAGGGCGCGAAACCGAAACGGATTCGGTATAAGCCTGTAACGCGCTGA
- the rfaD gene encoding ADP-glyceromanno-heptose 6-epimerase yields the protein MTIIVTGAAGFIGSNIVKALNRRGITDIVAVDNLADGQKFKNLADCDIAHYLDKHEFIRQVRDHIFPFDTEAVFHEGACSDTMNHDGRYMMDNNYQYTLDLFDWCQDERIPFLYASSAAVYGKGKVFREERVLEEPLNVYGYSKFLFDQVLRRRMEEGLSAQAAGFRYFNVYGPREQHKGRMASVAFHHFQQYRGQGFVNLFGGYDGYPDGAQSRDFVSVEDVVKVNLYFLDHPEKSGIFNLGTGRSQSFNELAAATVNACRALDGKEKLGLESLVVHGLIRYTEFPDALKGRYQSFTQADISRLREAGYQDGFLTVEEGVSRYVGWLAAR from the coding sequence ATGACCATCATCGTAACCGGCGCGGCCGGCTTTATCGGCAGCAACATCGTCAAAGCACTCAACCGGCGCGGCATCACCGACATTGTTGCCGTGGACAATCTTGCCGACGGGCAGAAATTCAAAAACCTCGCCGACTGCGACATCGCCCATTATCTCGACAAACACGAATTTATCCGCCAAGTGCGCGATCACATTTTCCCGTTTGACACCGAAGCGGTATTCCACGAAGGAGCGTGTTCCGACACCATGAACCACGACGGCCGCTACATGATGGACAACAACTACCAGTACACGCTGGATCTGTTCGACTGGTGTCAGGACGAGCGCATTCCGTTTCTCTACGCATCCAGCGCGGCGGTGTACGGCAAAGGCAAAGTATTCCGCGAAGAACGCGTCCTTGAAGAGCCGCTGAACGTATACGGCTATTCCAAATTCCTTTTCGACCAGGTGCTGCGCCGCCGTATGGAGGAAGGCCTGAGTGCGCAGGCGGCGGGCTTCCGCTATTTCAACGTATACGGCCCGCGCGAGCAGCACAAAGGCCGCATGGCCTCCGTGGCCTTCCACCATTTCCAGCAATACCGCGGACAGGGTTTCGTCAATCTGTTCGGCGGCTACGACGGCTATCCCGACGGGGCGCAGAGCCGCGATTTCGTCAGCGTGGAAGACGTGGTCAAAGTAAACCTCTACTTTCTCGACCATCCCGAAAAATCCGGCATTTTCAACCTCGGCACCGGCCGCAGCCAGAGTTTCAACGAGCTGGCCGCCGCCACGGTAAACGCCTGCCGCGCCCTGGATGGCAAAGAAAAACTCGGTTTGGAAAGCTTGGTGGTGCATGGTCTGATCCGCTACACCGAATTTCCCGACGCACTCAAAGGCCGCTACCAGAGCTTTACCCAAGCCGACATTTCCCGCCTGCGCGAAGCGGGCTATCAGGACGGCTTCCTCACCGTCGAAGAGGGCGTGTCGCGCTATGTCGGATGGCTCGCGGCACGTTGA
- the rng gene encoding ribonuclease G, protein MLPSIPLPKDLSRPPETILVNITPQETRVAILEENNICELHIERNSGHGLVGNIYLGVVRRVLPGMQSAFVDIGLERAAFLHIVDILEQRKKPEETQRIEHVLFEGQTLLVQVIKDPINSKGARLSTQISLAGRFLVHLPQEEHIGVSQRIEDHEERHNLRDRLNNLLPPDYAHGYIIRTSAETATDAELQADIGYLTKVWQDIRTRAKTRPAGSLLYQDLPLSLRVLRDMYNGNTREILVDSKGNFAKMQDFAAQYVQDAASRIKLFAGERPLFETHNVEAEINRALQPRVSLNFGSYLIIEATEAMTTIDVNTGGFVGARNFDETIFKTNLEACHAIARELRLRNLGGIIIIDFIDMASDAHREAVLQELAKALGFDRTRVTLNGFTSLGLVELTRKRTRENLSHVLCEPCPACQGRGRLKTAQTVCYEIQREIVRESRRFDVGQFRILASPEVIDLFLDEESQSLAMLIDFIGKPISLAVENSYTQEQFDVVII, encoded by the coding sequence ATGTTGCCCAGCATCCCCCTACCCAAAGACCTCTCACGCCCGCCCGAAACCATCCTCGTCAATATCACGCCGCAGGAAACCCGCGTCGCCATCCTCGAAGAAAACAACATCTGCGAGCTGCACATCGAGCGCAATTCCGGCCACGGCCTGGTCGGCAACATCTATCTGGGCGTGGTGCGCCGCGTCCTGCCGGGAATGCAGAGCGCGTTTGTCGACATCGGCCTCGAACGCGCGGCCTTTCTTCATATTGTGGACATTCTCGAACAGCGCAAAAAGCCGGAAGAAACCCAGCGCATCGAACACGTCCTTTTTGAAGGGCAGACGCTGCTCGTGCAAGTCATCAAAGACCCCATCAACAGCAAGGGCGCGCGCCTCTCCACCCAGATTTCCCTGGCCGGACGCTTTCTCGTCCACCTGCCGCAGGAAGAACACATCGGCGTGTCCCAGCGCATCGAAGACCACGAAGAACGCCACAACCTGCGCGACCGCCTCAACAATCTGCTGCCGCCCGACTACGCCCACGGCTACATCATCCGCACCAGCGCGGAAACCGCCACCGATGCCGAATTGCAGGCCGACATCGGCTACCTCACCAAAGTGTGGCAGGACATCCGCACCCGCGCCAAAACCCGCCCCGCCGGCTCGCTGCTGTATCAGGATTTGCCGCTGAGCCTGCGCGTCCTGCGCGATATGTACAACGGCAACACCCGCGAAATCCTTGTCGATTCCAAAGGCAATTTCGCCAAAATGCAGGACTTCGCCGCCCAATACGTACAAGACGCGGCTTCGCGCATCAAACTCTTCGCCGGCGAACGCCCCCTGTTTGAAACCCACAACGTCGAAGCCGAAATCAACCGCGCCTTACAGCCGCGCGTCAGCCTCAACTTCGGCAGCTACCTCATCATCGAAGCCACCGAAGCGATGACCACGATAGACGTGAACACCGGCGGCTTCGTCGGTGCGCGCAATTTCGACGAAACCATCTTCAAAACCAACCTCGAAGCCTGCCACGCCATCGCCCGCGAGCTGCGCCTGCGCAACCTGGGCGGCATCATCATCATCGATTTCATCGACATGGCCTCCGACGCACACCGCGAAGCCGTCTTGCAGGAGCTGGCCAAAGCCCTCGGCTTCGACCGCACCCGCGTAACGCTCAACGGCTTCACCAGCCTCGGCCTGGTGGAGCTTACCCGCAAGCGCACCCGCGAAAACCTCAGCCACGTTTTGTGCGAACCCTGCCCCGCCTGCCAGGGCAGGGGCCGTCTGAAAACCGCGCAAACCGTCTGCTACGAAATCCAGCGCGAAATCGTCCGCGAAAGCCGCCGCTTCGATGTCGGCCAGTTCCGCATCCTCGCCTCGCCCGAAGTCATCGACCTGTTTTTGGACGAAGAATCCCAATCGCTGGCCATGCTCATCGACTTCATCGGCAAACCCATCTCGCTGGCGGTGGAAAACAGCTACACACAGGAGCAGTTTGACGTGGTCATCATATAG
- a CDS encoding trans-sulfuration enzyme family protein encodes MKYRFATEAIHAAYNPDEHNRAIMPPVYQNSMFAMKCIGEQIPFRYARLSNPTRKVLEDTVAALEHGAAGFAFGSGMAGIDCVFRAFLRPGDTVVAVSDIYGGSYDLLTEVYAAWGVNVVFADLTDPANLDKALAENGNVQLVWLETPSNPLLRLVDIAALAAKAKAAGALAGIDNTFATPYLQQPLDMGCDIVFHSATKYLCGHSDVLMGVVVVRDEALAKPMRSMAVNTGGVAGPMDCALVLRGIKTLALRMQRHCENALAIAQRLEAHPAVEKVFYPGLPSHEHYDLARRQMAAGCGGVVTVYLKNDSREAADSVIRHMKLVTMASSLGGVESLVNHCYTQSHSGVPHDVKMQLGIRTGLLRFSIGIEDVEDIWADISAALDTTL; translated from the coding sequence ATGAAATACCGTTTCGCCACCGAGGCCATACACGCGGCCTACAATCCCGACGAACACAACCGCGCCATTATGCCGCCGGTGTACCAAAATTCGATGTTCGCCATGAAATGTATCGGCGAGCAGATTCCTTTCCGCTACGCCCGCCTGTCCAATCCGACGCGCAAGGTGCTGGAAGACACGGTGGCGGCTTTGGAACACGGCGCGGCGGGCTTTGCCTTCGGCAGCGGCATGGCGGGCATCGACTGCGTGTTCCGCGCCTTTCTGCGTCCGGGCGATACGGTGGTGGCCGTGAGCGACATCTACGGCGGCAGCTACGATCTGCTGACCGAAGTGTATGCGGCTTGGGGCGTGAACGTGGTGTTTGCCGATCTCACCGATCCGGCCAATCTCGACAAGGCTTTGGCGGAAAACGGCAATGTGCAGCTGGTGTGGCTGGAAACGCCGTCCAACCCGCTCCTGCGCCTGGTGGACATTGCCGCGCTGGCGGCCAAAGCAAAGGCTGCGGGTGCGCTGGCCGGCATCGACAATACTTTTGCCACGCCGTATCTGCAGCAGCCGCTGGATATGGGCTGCGACATTGTGTTCCACTCGGCCACCAAATACCTCTGCGGCCATTCGGATGTGCTGATGGGCGTGGTGGTGGTGAGAGACGAAGCCTTGGCCAAACCCATGCGCTCCATGGCGGTAAACACCGGCGGCGTGGCCGGGCCGATGGACTGCGCGCTGGTGCTGCGCGGCATCAAAACCCTCGCCCTGCGGATGCAGCGGCATTGCGAAAACGCGCTGGCAATCGCGCAACGCCTCGAAGCGCACCCCGCCGTCGAAAAAGTGTTCTACCCCGGCCTGCCGTCCCACGAACATTATGATTTGGCGCGGCGGCAGATGGCAGCAGGATGCGGCGGCGTGGTAACGGTTTACCTGAAAAACGACAGCCGCGAAGCCGCCGACAGCGTTATCCGCCATATGAAGCTGGTAACGATGGCATCCAGCCTCGGCGGCGTGGAAAGCCTGGTCAACCACTGCTACACCCAGTCGCACAGCGGCGTGCCGCACGACGTGAAAATGCAGCTCGGCATCCGCACCGGCCTTTTGCGTTTTTCCATAGGCATAGAAGACGTAGAAGACATTTGGGCGGACATTTCGGCGGCACTCGATACCACGCTGTAA
- a CDS encoding LytR/AlgR family response regulator transcription factor, which translates to MPSAIIVEDEILAAERLRVLLDECGVVLLKTFAHAQPALEWLSVHETDIVFTDINMPEINGLDFVERIKRIAKKQPHVIFTTAYEEHALRAFELAAEDYLLKPIKIARLQAALARVQNNIEESEDEFKSFQVFNRERMVEIPWQQARYLQADQKTVFLITGDGSRYELPKTLVYWEELLGDKVIRVHRNALVMRHTLDSLIRLDDDEDEGSASWGAKVLDIEEILPVSRRQLSAIRRLLRDGGV; encoded by the coding sequence ATGCCCAGTGCCATCATTGTAGAAGACGAAATCCTTGCCGCCGAACGCCTGCGCGTCCTTCTGGACGAATGCGGAGTCGTCCTGCTCAAAACCTTCGCGCACGCCCAGCCCGCGCTCGAATGGCTCAGCGTCCACGAAACCGACATCGTATTCACCGACATCAATATGCCGGAAATCAACGGCCTTGATTTCGTCGAACGCATCAAACGCATCGCCAAAAAGCAGCCGCACGTCATCTTCACCACCGCCTACGAAGAACACGCCCTGCGCGCTTTCGAGCTGGCGGCGGAAGACTACCTGCTCAAACCGATCAAAATCGCCCGCCTGCAAGCCGCACTCGCCCGCGTGCAGAACAATATTGAAGAATCCGAAGACGAATTCAAAAGTTTCCAAGTGTTCAACCGCGAACGTATGGTCGAAATCCCCTGGCAGCAGGCGCGCTATTTGCAGGCCGACCAGAAAACCGTCTTCCTCATCACCGGCGACGGCTCGCGCTACGAGCTGCCCAAAACGCTGGTGTACTGGGAAGAACTCCTGGGCGACAAAGTCATCCGCGTCCACCGCAATGCCCTGGTGATGCGCCACACCCTCGACAGCCTCATCCGCCTTGACGACGACGAAGACGAAGGCAGCGCAAGCTGGGGCGCGAAAGTGCTGGACATAGAGGAAATCCTGCCCGTCAGCCGCCGCCAGCTCTCCGCCATCCGCCGCCTGCTGCGCGACGGCGGCGTATAA
- a CDS encoding Maf family protein — MGAFAAAFSDGLRCAVRQCFRLPRAIIAALHTVTGESIVDAPLICLASGSPRRREILENLGYRTERLDAAIDETPRPGEPPAAYVLRMAREKNAAALRLLREAGAPPPATPVLSADTVVVLANEILGKPESAEHARAMLRRLAGREHEVLTAVCLFSDGLEYTAVQASRVSFADLSDAQIAAYVQSGEPLDKAGAYGIQGAGGVFVRELCGSFSGVMGLPVYETCGLLRQAGYAAPPFARKDEAV, encoded by the coding sequence ATGGGTGCGTTTGCCGCTGCGTTTTCAGACGGCCTGCGCTGTGCCGTCCGGCAGTGTTTCCGCCTGCCGAGGGCTATAATCGCCGCTTTGCATACCGTAACGGGAGAAAGTATTGTGGATGCCCCGCTGATCTGCCTTGCCTCCGGCAGCCCGCGCCGCCGCGAAATCCTTGAAAACCTCGGCTACCGCACCGAACGGCTGGATGCCGCCATAGACGAAACGCCGCGCCCGGGCGAGCCGCCCGCCGCTTATGTTTTGCGTATGGCGCGGGAAAAAAACGCCGCCGCCCTGCGCCTGCTGCGGGAAGCGGGTGCGCCGCCGCCCGCCACGCCCGTTTTGTCTGCCGATACCGTGGTGGTGCTGGCAAACGAAATCCTCGGCAAACCGGAATCTGCCGAACACGCCCGCGCCATGCTGCGCCGCCTTGCGGGCAGGGAACACGAAGTGCTGACCGCCGTATGCCTGTTTTCAGACGGCCTCGAATATACGGCGGTGCAGGCCAGCCGTGTATCTTTCGCCGATTTGTCCGACGCGCAGATTGCGGCCTATGTGCAGAGCGGCGAGCCGCTCGACAAGGCGGGCGCATACGGCATACAGGGTGCGGGCGGGGTGTTTGTGCGGGAGCTGTGCGGCAGTTTCAGCGGTGTGATGGGCTTGCCGGTGTACGAAACCTGCGGCCTGCTGCGGCAGGCGGGATATGCCGCGCCGCCGTTTGCGCGCAAGGATGAGGCCGTCTGA
- a CDS encoding autotransporter assembly complex protein TamA has translation MNKPAALVLLMSLTLPAAPALSDGLSAGQEAQRPSENTEAADKDAQPKPSLFARIKNRLLPKQTVQKKGALQPKFPVTVEAAPADVKEMLEEHLPLITQQQEEELDAEQMEFLAEEAPEQILTMLKTKGYFNGRATVSRSGGGYLVKVDSGPQTKIANVGIAILGDVLQDGNLGEYYRNASADWALPVGSVFNQDDWSSSKTSVLAAVRRKKYPLAEFSSTRAQVDPANRSADLSVTVDSGKPVYFGDFEISGTQRYPESVVRGLAQFDSGSPYDLDKLLDYQQALEQNSHYSGASVQADFDRIQGDRVPVKVSVSETKKHKLELGLSYDSEYGPGGKFGYDYYNLFGKGYTGSIVTNADKYEQTIAAGISQPRNNRGHYFTGSLSYNRKTTQKLETETWSSGIWRVRDRNGIESRIGIEYVEDKSKIPDANVNLGRSFATMITASWKKQNITTQLRPENGYYLDIKGGTTLGSLLSSSSMQRIAGSAGYYFTPENKKIGTFVTRGQIGFVNAKSDSDTPAILRFRTGGATSVRGYELDSIGRAGPSGSVLPERALAVASAEYQYPINKSFSAALFHDIGGAAHSFRDMHLKHGTGVGVRWFSPVAPFSFDIAYGHQDKKIRWHISLGTRF, from the coding sequence ATGAACAAACCCGCCGCCCTTGTCCTGCTGATGTCGCTTACCCTGCCCGCCGCGCCCGCACTTTCAGACGGCCTCTCCGCCGGACAGGAAGCGCAGAGGCCGTCTGAAAACACAGAAGCGGCAGACAAAGACGCACAGCCCAAACCCTCATTGTTCGCACGGATAAAAAACCGCCTGCTGCCGAAACAGACGGTGCAGAAAAAAGGCGCGTTGCAGCCGAAATTTCCCGTTACCGTCGAAGCCGCGCCCGCCGACGTAAAAGAAATGCTGGAAGAACACCTGCCGCTGATTACGCAGCAGCAGGAAGAAGAGCTGGACGCGGAACAAATGGAGTTTCTTGCCGAGGAGGCACCGGAGCAGATACTCACCATGTTGAAAACCAAAGGCTATTTCAACGGCCGGGCAACAGTTTCGCGCAGCGGCGGCGGCTATCTGGTCAAAGTGGACAGCGGGCCGCAGACGAAAATCGCCAATGTCGGCATCGCCATACTCGGCGATGTGCTGCAAGACGGCAACCTCGGCGAATACTACCGCAACGCCTCCGCCGACTGGGCCCTGCCCGTGGGCAGCGTGTTCAACCAGGACGATTGGAGCAGCAGCAAAACCTCGGTGCTGGCGGCCGTGCGGCGCAAAAAATACCCGCTGGCCGAATTTTCCTCCACCCGGGCGCAGGTCGATCCCGCAAACCGCAGCGCGGATCTGTCGGTAACGGTGGACAGCGGCAAGCCCGTGTATTTCGGCGATTTCGAAATCAGCGGCACCCAACGCTATCCCGAAAGCGTGGTACGCGGCCTGGCGCAGTTTGACAGCGGCTCGCCCTACGATCTCGACAAACTTCTGGACTACCAGCAGGCTCTGGAACAAAACAGCCACTATTCCGGCGCGTCGGTGCAGGCCGATTTCGACCGCATACAGGGCGACCGCGTGCCGGTGAAAGTGTCCGTATCGGAAACCAAAAAACACAAGCTCGAACTCGGTTTGAGCTACGACTCGGAATACGGCCCGGGCGGCAAATTCGGCTACGACTACTACAACCTCTTCGGCAAAGGCTACACCGGATCGATTGTTACCAATGCCGACAAATACGAACAAACCATTGCCGCCGGCATCAGCCAGCCGCGCAACAACCGCGGCCACTACTTTACCGGCTCCCTCTCCTACAACCGCAAAACCACCCAAAAGCTCGAAACCGAAACCTGGTCGTCCGGCATCTGGCGCGTGCGCGACCGCAACGGCATCGAATCGCGCATCGGCATCGAATACGTCGAAGACAAATCCAAAATCCCCGACGCAAACGTCAATCTGGGACGCTCCTTCGCCACCATGATTACCGCCTCGTGGAAAAAACAGAACATCACCACCCAGCTTCGTCCCGAAAACGGCTACTACCTCGACATCAAAGGCGGCACCACCCTCGGCAGCCTGCTCTCCTCCTCCTCCATGCAGCGCATCGCCGGCAGCGCGGGCTACTACTTCACCCCTGAAAACAAAAAAATCGGCACCTTCGTTACACGCGGCCAAATCGGCTTCGTCAATGCCAAAAGCGACAGCGACACCCCCGCCATCCTGCGTTTCCGCACCGGCGGAGCCACCTCCGTACGCGGCTACGAACTCGACAGCATCGGCCGCGCCGGCCCCTCCGGCTCCGTACTGCCCGAACGCGCCCTCGCCGTCGCCAGCGCGGAATACCAATACCCCATCAACAAAAGTTTCTCCGCCGCCCTCTTCCACGACATAGGCGGCGCGGCGCACAGCTTCCGCGATATGCACCTCAAACACGGCACCGGCGTCGGCGTACGCTGGTTCAGCCCCGTCGCCCCCTTCTCCTTCGACATCGCCTACGGCCATCAGGACAAAAAAATCCGCTGGCACATCAGCTTGGGAACCCGTTTCTAA